The nucleotide window aaaatatgcagcaacataacaccaacatggggggcctgcatcgccagcttgagtgcctgaatgctAATATAgacctgctgcatgagggacaggtgcaggcatcacaggacacaagagagttcacttgtgctgtgcgtgaactatgccaggagctgcaccttgagagggtgagccaccgcagacaggagcgcagattcatgaacatgttcgggggcttctgtcgctctgtcaacagggtggctactgcaacctcactgattgcacgacgtgcagtggctgcacaggtggaggcagcacacagcagcagggatggtacaaatcactaatgtgatcgataacatcatgggacagaggtcagccacacctagtgagcttgcactggggggacacagaggacacttccagcctcagcagtctagctgtacccgcaatggacaccagacggcgcagtgccaggcacagcactgccattgaggcggacaatcgaggtgccagtgaggtaactgggcacccgagtggtgtgtgtGGCCGCAAAAAATAACTGTAGCGGCCAGGGGGGTAATGTGTTAACTATGacataatagtgcattactctgaacttctatacATCATTACTTTTGCTATTCGTtgaacgaacattacctgacattaaggtaataaatttatttcactacaggtacagttgtcagtgcatttgtgttattcatacttacatctgaaatggttgtatgtgatgtcagcacgcctttgccttccctctgctgcactggtcctgtctgctggctgtaggggtggtatgggatcatcatcctcatcagattcaggtTCACATATTTctgcaggtatgcccctggtggtagctatattgtgaaaGATTGCACAagcagccactattctacatgtggtctttgggctgtactgtagtggccCTCCACTTCTGTTGAGGCacaggaagcgactcttcagcagtccaaaggtgcgctccaccatgttgcgggtcgccctgtgtgctgcattgtatctccattcagcaggtgttgcaggattgaggtagggcgtcatcatgcaggtgcgcactgcgtaggcactttctcctggaagggacagagggtatgatgagtaactgagccatctgacatcagcacgccatcaatgcgccattgtatggagggacaatacctagtagatatccttctccaaactccccagctagcagttgtgtgtgaatgccgctatggcgaaagatgtacgaatcatgtgtgctccctgggtacctggccacgagatcagttatgatgtaggaaccattgcaaatcacctgtatattcattgaatgttggtatttccggttgtggtacacatactctgtggctgatggtggacagattgcaacatgtgtcccatctatggcacctaagaACTGTGCTATCTTGTAAAaataaatttttgtctgctgtatatcctgtggggtgtgggggaatctgatgtactggtgtagtttgctcagcatggcgttgatgaatgcattgaaatgtctagagagggtactctgtgagacccctccagctgctgctatgaccccttgatagctcccgaggcgagtaggtggagggagcataatacctgcacatgggtgggtatgctgtgagtccttagtgttctgtgctgcagtatgggttgtagctcagctatcacatcaagtatcatggctgagttcaacctatacctctcatatgtTTCCTcatctgtcaggttaaaaagtgtaatgcgcactctgaaaatgagctcctgtctcctcctccctctcctcaaaccagcCAAGATCCttatcctccttgccatgacgtagagtgcagccattgtggaaaagagtctgaggcattctgggcctctttatataggttgcacctggttaccacctgatttcacttagtggtattttgcatgcatctatttgcgacttggatattgcgactcgcaatttgcgcctcacaatttcctactggaaatacagaatcgcaaaatgcgactcgcaaaaccaggtcgcaacacaaaaatcagaatttttgcgatttcttatttttggtctgcgaatgcctttcatgcatcgctgaccacgtttttgcactcgcaaacggccgatttttgtgattcgcaccgtttgcaagtgcaaaaaagtttcatacatctggcccattgtttcttctgcaatagatatagtacaaaGCGACATGTCctgtttacaccatggacagagtcaactaagatccattatgcagttacgttgaccactacaaacactgaaggcaggtcacgttccctgacAACGTCAGcataagggacatattttccacatttaatttaatgcgacaacaacaactaatggctaaaaaagaagtgacttatgtcatgttaaacattgagaaattagaaaagttgccttttacggaggctgaaataccatctgctgagtggttaatacacggggtcatcaatctgcctatttcaacatttcaattcacatcctgcttaaaacacattccagtgataTGATGGCCTAGGAGATATTTACAACCATGAGGTGTGGGAGATACCCTTCATGTACAAATGTCTcactggcatgaaagaggtctttcttagcggtagtgaatgcgagacttctgtcagccattttatGGTTTGTGAACAGTTGTTCTTGCACTGGCCGTGAaaacgcttcggcagcaaacttggcttgttatctaaaCAGAGTcccagttcccttgattagacctgtgttccaggtgctcttgaatggcagctatgtgctccttaatagtgagagctgctgTGGGATGTGAGCCAGAATAATTTACGTCGTTTTGGTCTcgaaaattgttacatgctgcaggaatgtactttttcttCCTACACAGTAgaaggaagtagctgagatttggccccatatcggtacttcaaatgtgaattttgagaagttgagcagactcaaggctttattgttttaaaaacatgtggcgcttccatctgcacgcgagacctatgagcTTCAGGTTGGGggggtcatccgcagagatacagtcccttttaaatactaactttccaagataCTTTGAGGAACTCGTGGCATGGATATTTAATGCGtctagtactactggaatcgcaaatttatttaaggctgttggttctggtttcgttcacaccttctcctctatattttgcttaataccttcagccatccatcaatattctccagtattttcgggggatttctgataactttggctacaataggtgtcatcttgctattgctactttttctgtgcaatggctgtcccattacagcaaggaggactgaaattgcttccaccagcacagctgtgtcatgaacacatgatgcagtccTTTGGAGCGTCACTCCtgtagcaattggagtgtgactggtctctgtcatgcaGACCGTGCAgcacgtgtttcggtgcctctggtgcccttttgaatttgcactgaaagtttgtctttctacacagtccttgctttctttggacgctgatctgttgatgttctcgctgatggctcattaccagacatgcgcattgatgGTGTGTTTGCTAccggaagctgtttatgagttgtcatttgtggatcatgcagcttaaaactcactgttgggcacatcaCGGAATGCTGCCTcctcggctggagctcaggctttggaacatgaatgctgcttggttttccttggcgatgaacttcctactttaccacctgccgaagtggaagatttcctgtcttcaattatcccggattcatttggcgattttaaaaatgactctTACTTTGAAATTCGGCTTTTTCTTGACACCGCAATTGACATCTTAGATTGTCCTTTTAATATATGCTCAAATGTCTTTTTAACTTGTAATATTGACCTTACCATGtatatatatgccttaggatgaATATTAGTAGCTTTTACATATATAATTAGGCTCAcagccacctttgaaccggcaaggggagggtgttgcgtagccattttagctacagatttatacatgttattttagcacactaggcctgctgccgtgcactttaccctagatatgttttattttagctttgttatattattttaacagaagccacatttgtggtcttgttttattttctctagctagctgttcttcatctaggtcagcactgtgttcttaaacaagacatttctttcactcagtgCTTTCTCAAGGGTGCAGTGAGATAGGTTCCCGGCAGAAGTGGTtctctttgtctccaatgttcatagaaacatacgcaTTCTTACGTGGGGATCTTTTCTTGAAACATTAGCAgatgtattataaaaacactactttcacccacgtacgttagagggagattagattccagccagatgaccacgactgtattctgattgctttgctgcagctgcttatgtagactacaggcctcttgctcaagtatgaggaaagatgacttctcagggggaacctaaagggcagaattagagcttaacatgctgtgctctaacatagactaggtaggaactatctctacaaactctagtgaaaatatagtagcgttatttttgtgttttagtttccttgtcacaatcttaatcttattgtgcttcatcgtcctagttattgcaatacatgccttattatctaagatgcagttacttgaataaaaccttattgaactatactttggctcagattgtccttgcatacgtgagactaatgtaactgagagaaacggattagatctgagtgaccacgatttcccttaggaatcatttatgtcatgcgcctggttgcccactcatccccgctcttgggtggagatgaggcactgcta belongs to Pleurodeles waltl isolate 20211129_DDA chromosome 9, aPleWal1.hap1.20221129, whole genome shotgun sequence and includes:
- the LOC138258582 gene encoding putative nuclease HARBI1, yielding MEHFIVFLGVRTVRRMRGESAYAVRTCMMTPYLNPATPAEWRYNAAHRATRNMVERTFGLLKSRFLCLNRSGGPLQYSPKTTCRIVAACAIFHNIATTRGIPAEICEPESDEDDDPIPPLQPADRTSAAEGRQRRADITYNHFRCAVRR